Proteins co-encoded in one Populus trichocarpa isolate Nisqually-1 chromosome 10, P.trichocarpa_v4.1, whole genome shotgun sequence genomic window:
- the LOC7475592 gene encoding uncharacterized protein LOC7475592 isoform X2: protein MNSTGHIEKDATNATYCVYNSDVATGYGVGAFLFLLSSESLLMGVTRCMCFGRSLAPGGDRAWSIIYFVSSWATFLVAEACLIAGAQKNAYHTKYVGMIYAQNFACETLRKGVFIAGAVFVVATMILNVYYYMYFSKATATKAALKTNRTSSVGMTGYA from the exons ATGAATAGCACT GGCCATATTGAAAAAGATGCAACAAACGCTACATACTGTGTCTACAACTCTGATGTTGCAACTGGTTATGGAGTGGGCGCTTTCTTATTTCTTCTTTCAAGTGAATCACTATTGATGGGTGTCACAAGATGCATGTGTTTTGGGAGATCACTAGCCCCTGGTGGAGATCGAGCTTGGTCCatcatatattttgtttcatcATG GGCGACTTTTCTGGTGGCAGAAGCATGTTTAATTGCAGGTGCACAGAAAAATGCCTATCATACCAAGTATGTTGGGATGATCTATGCTCAAAACTTTGCCTGTGAAACATTGCGGAAAGGTGTTTTTATTGCTGGAGCAGTGTTTGTGGTGGCAACAATGATTCTGAATGTATACTACTACATGTATTTCTCCAAGGCTACTGCCACCAAGGCAGCTCTCAAAACAAATCGTACAAGTTCTGTTGGGATGACTGGCTATGCTTAG
- the LOC7475592 gene encoding uncharacterized protein LOC7475592 isoform X1 encodes MGEGKGSTLVHLLVVVLCLVAFGFAIAAERRRSTGHIEKDATNATYCVYNSDVATGYGVGAFLFLLSSESLLMGVTRCMCFGRSLAPGGDRAWSIIYFVSSWATFLVAEACLIAGAQKNAYHTKYVGMIYAQNFACETLRKGVFIAGAVFVVATMILNVYYYMYFSKATATKAALKTNRTSSVGMTGYA; translated from the exons ATGGGAGAGGGAAAAGGGTCGACTCTGGTTCACCTTCTAGTGGTGGTTCTGTGTCTGGTTGCCTTTGGGTTCGCCATTGCTGCTGAAAGACGCAGAAGCACT GGCCATATTGAAAAAGATGCAACAAACGCTACATACTGTGTCTACAACTCTGATGTTGCAACTGGTTATGGAGTGGGCGCTTTCTTATTTCTTCTTTCAAGTGAATCACTATTGATGGGTGTCACAAGATGCATGTGTTTTGGGAGATCACTAGCCCCTGGTGGAGATCGAGCTTGGTCCatcatatattttgtttcatcATG GGCGACTTTTCTGGTGGCAGAAGCATGTTTAATTGCAGGTGCACAGAAAAATGCCTATCATACCAAGTATGTTGGGATGATCTATGCTCAAAACTTTGCCTGTGAAACATTGCGGAAAGGTGTTTTTATTGCTGGAGCAGTGTTTGTGGTGGCAACAATGATTCTGAATGTATACTACTACATGTATTTCTCCAAGGCTACTGCCACCAAGGCAGCTCTCAAAACAAATCGTACAAGTTCTGTTGGGATGACTGGCTATGCTTAG
- the LOC7475591 gene encoding uncharacterized protein LOC7475591, producing MKSQGNVNHGNNMRPTKAEGKTTAITTAGMSTKAKKKGKSTAVQKVEDERENTGGESTQMVMENLQCWEDQWPLYRGIVDEQMSWGSIWLPFWDVDYTGEACREMFSDVVWDDDIWNLKGIDKIPDE from the coding sequence ATGAAGAGTCAAGGAAATGTTAATCATGGTAACAATATGAGACCAACTAAGGCTGAAGGTAAAACAACTGCAATAACGACAGCAGGGATGAGTACAAAGGCGAAAAAGAAGGGCAAGAGCACTGCGGTTCAGAAGGTGGAAGACGAGAGGGAGAATACAGGTGGTGAATCGACTCAGATGGTGATGGAGAATTTACAATGTTGGGAGGATCAATGGCCATTGTATAGGGGTATTGTGGATGAGCAAATGTCATGGGGGTCCATTTGGTTGCCATTTTGGGATGTGGACTATACGGGCGAGGCTTGTCGAGAAATGTTCAGTGATGTTGTCTGGGATGATGATATTTGGAACTTGAAGGGTATTGACAAGATACCAGATGAATAG